From the genome of Primulina eburnea isolate SZY01 chromosome 12, ASM2296580v1, whole genome shotgun sequence, one region includes:
- the LOC140806985 gene encoding patellin-3 — protein sequence MAEEIKKTTAESPSVTEEVVVSDVPVAEKSAATVVEKEPPVTESELEKVEKPAPEEVVEGEKEKGEACGEDKVAESVSFKEESNKVDDLVDPEKKALEEFKLLIQEALAKREFTAPPPPPAKEKEQPKAEEKKEEEARPEEKKQESKTEEKAVEEPPKTEEKTDVADAPRADVPPPQPATEPMKEEVLDKKHEEKVTPPPAAAEPSAVEKVEHKAEAVEEEIKETIVHEVTNPAPPPCEEPAATPADDQKPKEEEEKAPLSPEEVSLWGISLLADERSDVVLLKFLRARDFKVKEAFSMLKNVVAWRKEFKIDDLLEEEGIGEGLEKVVYIHGVDREGHPVCYNAFGEFQDKELYNNTFADSEKRTKFLRWYIQFLEKNVKNLDFSPDGTCTFVQITDLKNSPGLILFKKELRQATNQALQLLQDNYPEFVAKQVFVNVPWWYVAYNRMISPFLTQRTKSKFVFAGPTKTAETLFKYIAPEQVPIQYGGLSKEGDQEFTIADPVTEEIIKPTFKHTIELPITEACTLVWEVRVAGWDVSYGAEFVPSAEGGYTWIVSKPRKIAATDEQAIFCSFKIGEPGKVVLTFDNQTSKKKKLLYRSKTKPGQ from the exons ATGGCTGAGGAAATCAAGAAAACAACTGCCGAGTCCCCGTCAGTTACTGAAGAGGTGGTCGTGTCTGATGTTCCGGTGGCTGAGAAGTCTGCGGCCACCGTTGTAGAGAAGGAGCCGCCGGTGACGGAGTCTGAATTGGAGAAGGTGGAGAAGCCGGCGCCTGAAGAGGTGGTGGAAGGGGAGAAGGAGAAAGGTGAAGCGTGTGGGGAGGACAAGGTTGCTGAATCTGTCTCATTTAAAGAGGAGAGCAACAAGGTGGATGATCTCGTGGATCCAGAAAAGAAAGCCTTGGAGGAATTCAAACTGTTGATTCAGGAGGCACTCGCCAAGCGTGAATTCACCGCTCCACCTCCCCCTCCGGCCAAAGAGAAGGAGCAGCCGAAAGCTGAAGAGAAGAAAGAAGAAGAGGCAAGACCTGAAGAAAAGAAACAAGAGTCCAAGACCGAGGAGAAAGCAGTGGAAGAGCCACCAAAAACTGAAGAGAAAACGGATGTTGCCGATGCACCGCGTGCTGATGTCCCACCGCCGCAACCAGCGACGGAGCCCATGAAAGAAGAGGTCTTGGATAAGAAGCATGAAGAAAAAGTCACCCCACCACCGGCTGCTGCAGAGCCATCAGCCGTTGAAAAGGTTGAACATAAAGCGGAAGCTGTTGAAGAAGAGATTAAAGAGACCATAGTTCATGAGGTTACCAACCCCGCTCCGCCACCATGTGAGGAACCTGCGGCCACCCCGGCTGATGATCAGAAACCTAAGGAAGAGGAGGAGAAAGCCCCTCTATCTCCGGAGGAGGTTTCCCTATGGGGTATCTCCCTTCTTGCCGATGAGAGGAGCGATGTGGTTCTCCTCAAGTTCTTAAGGGCGAGGGATTTCAAAGTGAAGGAAGCCTTTTCCATGCTAAAAAATGTGGTTGCATGGAGGAAAGAGTTTAAAATCGACGACCTGTTAGAAGAAGAAGGAATCGGCGAGGGGCTTGAAAAAGTTGTGTATATTCATGGAGTGGATAGAGAGGGGCACCCTGTTTGTTACAATGCTTTTGGCGAGTTTCAGGACAAGGAACTGTACAACAACACCTTCGCTGATTCTGAGAAGAGAACAAAGTTCCTCAGGTGGTATATTCAATTCCTGGAGAAAAATGTCAAGAATCTTGATTTTAGTCCTGATGGCACCTGCACTTTTGTTCAAATTACCGATCTCAAGAATTCCCCCGGACTCATCCTTTTCAAGAAAGAACTTCGTCAAGCTACCAACCAGGCACTCCAGTTGCTCCAGGATAATTATCCTGAATTTGTTGCCAAACAG GTGTTTGTCAATGTTCCATGGTGGTATGTGGCGTACAATAGGATGATTAGCCCATTCTTAACCCAAAGAACGAAGAGCAAGTTTGTATTCGCAGGCCCTACCAAGACTGCTGAGACTCTTTTCAA ATACATAGCGCCCGAGCAAGTACCCATTCAATATGGTGGCCTCAGCAAGGAAGGTGATCAAGAATTCACCATCGCTGATCCGGTAACGGAGGAGATTATTAAGCCAACTTTCAAACACACCATTGAACTTCCCATCACTGAG GCTTGCACGTTGGTCTGGGAGGTGAGAGTAGCAGGCTGGGATGTATCCTATGGAGCTGAATTTGTCCCAAGTGCGGAAGGCGGATACACTTGGATTGTATCGAAGCCGAGGAAGATTGCAGCCACCGATGAACAGGCGATTTTCTGCAGCTTCAAAATCGGTGAACCTGGCAAAGTTGTGCTCACATTCGACAACCAAACTTCTAAGAAGAAGAAGCTTCTCTATAGGTCCAAGACCAAGCCAGGTCAATGA